A segment of the Rhizobium sp. ZPR4 genome:
TTCGGGCCGCGGAAATAATAGGGGAATTCGACGAACTGGGCGCGATCGCCGAAATGGCCGTAGCGGCGGCGATAGCGATAGCTCGAGGTGATTGCCGAAGCGCCGAGCGTGCGGCCGTGATAGCCACCTTCGAAGGCGAACATCAGGCTCTTGCCGCCGGTGTAATTGCGCACGAGCTTCAGCGAATCTTCAACGGCCTGCGAGCCGCCGACGTTGAAGTGAACGCGGCCCTTGTGACCGAACTTGCGCTCGGCATCCTGGGCGATCATCGCGGCAAGCTCCACCTTCTCGCGGTGCAGATATTGCGATGCGACCTGCGGCAGCCGATCGAGCTGGCGATGGGCAGCCTCGTTCAGGCGCTCGTTGCGATAGCCGAAATTGACGGCGGAGTACCACATCTGCAGATCGAGGAACGGCGTTCCGGTCCGATCGTAGACGTAGGAACCTTCGCATTCCTCGAAGAACTTGGGCTTGTCGGTGTAGTGAACCGTGTCGCCATGCGAGCAATAGAGCTCTTCGAGGGCGCGCAATTCTTCTTCGGAGCGGACGGAATCGGTCTCGCCGCTGAAGGCTTCGGCTGCATTCGTTTTCATTCAATGCCTCTTGGTCTAGTTTACGCTGTCTTGAAATGCGGCAGCGTACGGGAGCGTCGTTCGACGCTCGGGAGAACGGCTTCCATCTTTGGAAGCAGATCGGAAAAGTCTTCGAAACCGACATACGGAATGCCGTTTTCCTCGCAGTAGTCGACAAGCTTGGACTTGGCGAAAACGAGATCGACCTTGTCGGAAACGCAGAAGTCGCTTCGCCCGTCGCCGATGTAGACCTGCAGGTCGTTGCTATCGACAACGCGGCATTTGCAGACACCGGCACCGGATACGCAGCCGGTTGCAGTAAACGGCGGAAACAGCGAATAGGACTCACGGCCCTGCGAAACGCTGCAGGTCAGCACATTGGCAACTATCGGCAGACCCTCGATGCCGTGGCGCGCCAGGATGCGGCGGATGAAATAGTCCACACCATCGCTGACGATCGTGACAGGCAATTCGTCGCGGCGGCAAAAGGACAGAAAACTCTCGAAGCCCGGATCGATCGACAGCGTGTCCAGAAACAGATCGAGCTCGCCCCGGTTTGCCTGGATGAGAGCAATCTGCCGACGCATGCATTCGCCGGAGCCGATCAGCCCCTGCTTCCACAGCTGTTCGATATCTTCCCACTCAGCACCGGCGAAACGGGTTAGCACCATATCCGTCGCGTCTTCGATGGATATGGTTCCATCAAAATCGCAAAACACCTGCATGAAATACCCTTTCGCCTTATCCTAAGTTGCGTCTAACAACCTCAGATGAGCCGGGTATGAGCGGAAAATGATGCGAAAATGAAAAACGACGAGACGTTGTATTTTTAACTCAACGGCAATCTTAGATCGACCTGAAGACCATTGCCCAAACGTGAAGTAGAAAGATCAACCATTGCCGAAAGTCGGTCCGCCGTATCTGCAACGATAGCGAGACCAAGGCCGGCCCCTTCCGTGTGAAGCGTGTTGAGGCGATAGAAGCGCTGGAACACCGCTTCCCGCTCATGCGGCGGAATGCCGGGGCCGCTGTCGCTGATCGAAATGCGGCCGAAACCATCCTCCGAAGCGATCGAAACTTTGATTTCCCCACCGACAGGCGTGTATTTGATGGCGTTGTCGAGCAGATTGGTGACCAGCATCCGCAGCAGCGACTCGTCGGTCTTGACCTGGATTGCCTCATCCCCCTCCAGCACCACGTCGAGTTCGCGGCTGGTGATGATGTTGCCTAATTCGGCAATGAGCGACGCCATCCAGTGGTAAAGCGTAATCTCCGTCAGATTGAGGGGATGGTGGCTGACCCTGGCGAGCCGCAGCAGCTGCTCGATCAGATGGATAGTGCGGTTGTTGCTGGAAACGAGGTCGGAAATGATCGCCTGCCGCTCATGGTCGCTATCGCTATGTTCCAGCATCCGCAAAAGCAGCTTCACGCTTGCCTGCGGCGTGCGCAGCTGATGCGCGGCAAGGTCGGAAAAGCGCCGCTCCAGCGTCAGCGACTGGCCGAGCTTTTCGAGCAGCTGGTTGATCGACCGGCCAAGCGGCAACAGATCGCGCGGCAGTTCTTCGACGGGGATGGCTGAGAGATCATCCGGCGACCGGGTACGAATCTGCCGCACCAGCCCGTGAATCGTGCGCAGACCGCTATTGATGCCGAGCCAGATGAGGAAGCCGATGACGGGCACCAGCATCAGCAGCGGAAAGAACAGATTGAGGAGAATATTGGAAACGAGCGTTTCGCGAAGCGCGATCTTTTCGCCAAGCTCGATCACGATGGTCGTATTCGGGATCGGCAGCGAATAGACGCGCCACTCGTCCCCGCCATAGGTCAGTGTGGTGAAGCCGACCTTCTGCTGCGGCACGTCTGAGAGAAAGGCCGTGCTGCTGTAGAAGCGGATATTGCCATCGACCCAGGCACGAAACATGTGCGCATCGGCATAGTCATCGGCGTCTTCATTGAAGGCCAGCTGATTGTCCATGGTGAAGTCGATATCGTCGATCTGCTTTGCCGCATGGTCCGGATTCTTCTCCAGCGGACGGCGCAGCAGGCTCCAGATCACATTCGCGTCGTCGATGAGCTGGGCATCGTAGATATTGTTGATCTCCCGCGTCGCGCTGTTGAAGGCGAAAGCGGCGATCACGACGATCGTCACGACGACGACCGGCGCAATACGGAGAAATAGCTTGCGGGTAAGCGTTGAATTGTTCATCGCTCGATCATATAGCCGACGCCGCGGATCGACTTGATGAAATCGGTGCCGAGCTTCTTGCGCAGATTGTAGATCGTCACTTCGATCGTATTGCTCTCGACGGTGTTTTCCGCGTCATAGAGCGCATATTCGATATCGTTCTTCGTCACGTAGCGGCCGCTGCGCTCCATCAGCAGCTTCAACAGATGGAATTCCTTAGCGGTGGTATGGACCTGCACGCTGCCCTTGCGCGCCACCATGGCCGAGGGATCGACCTCGACATCGCCGCAGCGGATGACGCTTTCGGTCCGCCCGTCGCGCCGGCGGATGAGCGCACGCAGCCGCGCCAGCAGCTCGTCGAGATCGAAAGGCTTGACCAAGTAATCGTCGGCGCCCTCATCGAGGCCTTCGACCTTCTGACGCACGGAGTCCATCGCCGTCAGCAAAAGTACGGGCACGGAATTACCCCGCTGGCGGATACGCCGCAGCACTTCCATGCCGCTCAGCTGCGGTAGATTGATATCGAGCACGATCGCTGCGAAATGCGAGCTCTCCGCAGCCTCCAGGCCGGATTCGCCATCGCGCATCCAGTCGACGCCATAGGCGTGCTTTTCCAGCGCCTTCTTCAGCGATGATCCGAGGATATTGTCGTCTTCAACAAGCAGAACGCGCACGACCGACCCCATTTAGTCGAATATTTCTTAGCCGATGTGGGCCGCAATTGGCGCGGCGATGTGGCAAAGCTATGACGGATCATTTCCATCTGGCAAGAGCGCGGGCCTCCTGCATCCTCCAAACAGGCCGAAAAGTCTCCGCAATCCACCAGCCGAAACCGTTACCTCAGTTTCCGCATGGAGGTTTCCAGCGCCTCGAAGATGCGAGGATCGGTCGACTGCGCGACATTGAACCGCATGAAACGTCCGGCCGTATCCGAGAGGCTGAAAACATTGCCCGGCGCAAGGACGATGCCCTCGGCAAGGCAGGCACGCGCGACATCGGCGGCATCGAGCCCTTCCGGCAGCCTGCACCAGAGAAACATACCAGCCCGGGGCTTCAACCAAGGCACGATACCGATCGCTTCCAGCCGCGTCGACACGTCCGCCATGGTCTTGGCGAGCCTTACACGCAAGGCCTCGACATGCTTGCGATAGCTGCCATCCTTCAGCGCGAGATAGACGAGCTCGGCCGACAATTGCCCGCAACTGAAGCTGCTCGCGACCTTGAGATCGACTAACCCATCGATCCAACCCCGCCGCGCTGCGATGAAGCCGCAGCGCACCGAGGCCGAAAGCGTCTTCGAAAAGCTGCCGATATGGATCACCCGGTCGAGCCCGTCATAGGCGGCAAGCCGCGGTGCCGGAACATCCTCGAAGTCGGCAAAGATATCGTCCTCGATGATCGTCAGCCCGGCAGCATCCGCCAGCTTCAGCAGCCGGTGTGCCGTCACGGGCGAAAGCGTCGCTCCCGTCGGATTGTGAATGGCGGAATTGGTGATGTAGAGCCGCGGCTTGTGCCGTTCGAGAATCTGTCCGAACAGTTCGACATCCGGCCCCGTAGGCGTGAAGGGCACGGAGACGACATTGGCACGATGCGCCCGCAAGAGCGCATGAAAATTGAAATAGCAGGGATCGTCCACCAGCACGGTATCGCCGGGTTCGAGCAGGAAACGGCAGAGAAGGTCGATCGCCTGGGTGCCGGATTCCGTCAGCAGGATCTGGTCCGGCGGCACCGTGATGCCATGCTCGCCGAGACGCCGGGCGAGCAGCTGCCGCAGCAGCGGCAGGCCGAGCGGCGTCCCGTAATTGGCGAGCGCTCCCATATCGCCTCTTGCCAGCGTCCGCATTGCCCGCCGCAACGCCGCCTGCGGCAGCCAGGAGGGTGGAAGCCAGCCGCAGCCGGGCTTCAGGACATCATCCCCTACCTCGAGCGATTGTCTGGAAATCCAGAGCGGATCGACGTTGCGATCCGATTTCGCTCCGGTCTCGGACAGCGAAAGCGGCGGCAGCGGGCCGCAGACATAGAATCCGGCGCCCGGCCGCGAGCGGATCGTGCCCTCGGCGGCGAGCCGCTCATAAGCCTCGACCACGGTGGAAACAGACACCTGCATCGTCTTTGCGAAGCTGCGCACAGAAGGAAGCCGCGCACCCGGTATCAAGCTGCGGGCGGCAATACGGTCGGAAATCGCCGCCATCACTCCCTCGATGCGCGTGCCGCCGACTGCGCTTGCCACCAACAGGTCATCCACCCGTACTGCCCCTTATACCATAACAGTTTCTATAAATTGTACTGCACCGTCTCTGGCTTGGCCAGACAAATACGTCGATACCGCGAAGACCAAGAAGGAGCATGCGTGATGGACAAGACGACAACAGGATGGATTTACGGTTTGACGGGAGTGGTGATCTTCAGTGGCTCGCTGCCGGCGACGCGGGTGGCCGTGATGGATTTCGACCCTGTGTTCCTGACCGTTGCCCGAGCCGCGATCGCCGGCCTCCTGGGTCTTGGCCTGCTGCTTGCCTTTCGTGAAAAGCGCCCGACTCGCGGCGATATCACCTCACTCGCCATCGTCGCCCTCGGCTGCGTCGTCGGCTTTCCGCTCTTGACAGCATTGGCGCTCAAGCATGTCACCTCCGCCCACTCCATCGTCTTCATCGGCCTGCTGCCCTTAGCGACCGCCATCTTCGGCGTGCTGCGCGGCGGCGAGCGGCCGCGCCCGGCCTTCTGGATATTCTCCGTCCTCGGCAGTGCGCTCGTGTGCAGCTATGCGCTTGCGCAGGGCGTGTCGGCCTCGCCGGTCGGCGATCTCCTGATGCTTGCAGCCGTGATCGTCTGCGGCCTCGGCTATGCCGAGGGCGCGGTGCTCTCGCGCCGGCTCGGCGGCTGGCAGGTTATCTGCTGGGCTCTCGTCCTGTCGCTGCCGGTTATGATCGCGCTCTGCTTCATGACCATGCCGCACAACATCGACGGCATCGGCGGCCCTGCCTGGCTCGGCCTCATCTATGTCTCGCTCTTCAGCATGCTGATCGGCTTCGTCTTCTGGTATCGCGGGCTCGCCCAGGGTGGCATCGCAGCCGTCGGCCAGCTGCAATTCCTCCAGCCCTTCTTCGGCTTCGCGCTCGCCGCTGCCCTTCTCAAGGAAAGCGTCAGCTGGTCCATGCTCGTGGTGACGCTTGCTGTCGTCGCCTGCGTCGCCGGGGCACGAAAATTCGCCCATTGAGACCCTCGCCCCGACGAAAAGACCACTGCTTGATCTTCTAAACCGATCAGTCTATAAATAACCGATTGGTTTAGAAGGAACATGTCATGCCGACCCCTCTCATCCCGCCTTTCACCCGCGAAACCGCAATCGCCAAAGTCCGCATGGCCGAAGACGGCTGGAACAGTCGCGATCCGGAACGCGTTTCCAAGGTCTACACAGAAGACAGCCAGTGGCGAAATCGCGCCGAATTCCCGCGCGGCCGCAAGGAGATCGTCGAATTCCTGACGCGCAAATGGGCAAAGGAACTGGACTACCGGCTGATCAAGGAACTCTGGACCTTCGAAGGCAATCGCATCGCCGTGCGCTTTGCCTATGAATGGCACGACGACAGCGGTCATTGGTTCCGCTCCTATGGCAACGAGAATTGGGAATTCGATGCCGAGGGCCTGATGCAGCGCC
Coding sequences within it:
- a CDS encoding MtnX-like HAD-IB family phosphatase; the protein is MQVFCDFDGTISIEDATDMVLTRFAGAEWEDIEQLWKQGLIGSGECMRRQIALIQANRGELDLFLDTLSIDPGFESFLSFCRRDELPVTIVSDGVDYFIRRILARHGIEGLPIVANVLTCSVSQGRESYSLFPPFTATGCVSGAGVCKCRVVDSNDLQVYIGDGRSDFCVSDKVDLVFAKSKLVDYCEENGIPYVGFEDFSDLLPKMEAVLPSVERRSRTLPHFKTA
- a CDS encoding HAMP domain-containing sensor histidine kinase, which produces MNNSTLTRKLFLRIAPVVVVTIVVIAAFAFNSATREINNIYDAQLIDDANVIWSLLRRPLEKNPDHAAKQIDDIDFTMDNQLAFNEDADDYADAHMFRAWVDGNIRFYSSTAFLSDVPQQKVGFTTLTYGGDEWRVYSLPIPNTTIVIELGEKIALRETLVSNILLNLFFPLLMLVPVIGFLIWLGINSGLRTIHGLVRQIRTRSPDDLSAIPVEELPRDLLPLGRSINQLLEKLGQSLTLERRFSDLAAHQLRTPQASVKLLLRMLEHSDSDHERQAIISDLVSSNNRTIHLIEQLLRLARVSHHPLNLTEITLYHWMASLIAELGNIITSRELDVVLEGDEAIQVKTDESLLRMLVTNLLDNAIKYTPVGGEIKVSIASEDGFGRISISDSGPGIPPHEREAVFQRFYRLNTLHTEGAGLGLAIVADTADRLSAMVDLSTSRLGNGLQVDLRLPLS
- a CDS encoding response regulator, translating into MRVLLVEDDNILGSSLKKALEKHAYGVDWMRDGESGLEAAESSHFAAIVLDINLPQLSGMEVLRRIRQRGNSVPVLLLTAMDSVRQKVEGLDEGADDYLVKPFDLDELLARLRALIRRRDGRTESVIRCGDVEVDPSAMVARKGSVQVHTTAKEFHLLKLLMERSGRYVTKNDIEYALYDAENTVESNTIEVTIYNLRKKLGTDFIKSIRGVGYMIER
- a CDS encoding PLP-dependent aminotransferase family protein; the protein is MAAISDRIAARSLIPGARLPSVRSFAKTMQVSVSTVVEAYERLAAEGTIRSRPGAGFYVCGPLPPLSLSETGAKSDRNVDPLWISRQSLEVGDDVLKPGCGWLPPSWLPQAALRRAMRTLARGDMGALANYGTPLGLPLLRQLLARRLGEHGITVPPDQILLTESGTQAIDLLCRFLLEPGDTVLVDDPCYFNFHALLRAHRANVVSVPFTPTGPDVELFGQILERHKPRLYITNSAIHNPTGATLSPVTAHRLLKLADAAGLTIIEDDIFADFEDVPAPRLAAYDGLDRVIHIGSFSKTLSASVRCGFIAARRGWIDGLVDLKVASSFSCGQLSAELVYLALKDGSYRKHVEALRVRLAKTMADVSTRLEAIGIVPWLKPRAGMFLWCRLPEGLDAADVARACLAEGIVLAPGNVFSLSDTAGRFMRFNVAQSTDPRIFEALETSMRKLR
- a CDS encoding DMT family transporter; translation: MDKTTTGWIYGLTGVVIFSGSLPATRVAVMDFDPVFLTVARAAIAGLLGLGLLLAFREKRPTRGDITSLAIVALGCVVGFPLLTALALKHVTSAHSIVFIGLLPLATAIFGVLRGGERPRPAFWIFSVLGSALVCSYALAQGVSASPVGDLLMLAAVIVCGLGYAEGAVLSRRLGGWQVICWALVLSLPVMIALCFMTMPHNIDGIGGPAWLGLIYVSLFSMLIGFVFWYRGLAQGGIAAVGQLQFLQPFFGFALAAALLKESVSWSMLVVTLAVVACVAGARKFAH
- a CDS encoding nuclear transport factor 2 family protein, whose amino-acid sequence is MPTPLIPPFTRETAIAKVRMAEDGWNSRDPERVSKVYTEDSQWRNRAEFPRGRKEIVEFLTRKWAKELDYRLIKELWTFEGNRIAVRFAYEWHDDSGHWFRSYGNENWEFDAEGLMQRRFASINDMPIRQEDRKFHWPLGRRPDDHPSLSDLGL